From Veillonella dispar, one genomic window encodes:
- a CDS encoding O-acetylhomoserine aminocarboxypropyltransferase/cysteine synthase family protein, with translation MSKQYRFETLQLHAGHTVDPTGARAVPIYQTTSFVFKDAEEAAGRFALTNPGGIYSRLNNPTTDVLDARVAELEGGAGGIAVASGSAAVTYSILNVANAGDNIVAASTLYGGTYNLFTATLPRFGIHTKFVNPDNLEEFDAAIDENTKAVYIESIGNPGINLVDVQAVADIAHKHNIILIVDNTFASPYLFRPLEHGADVVVHSATKYLGGHGTTLAGVVVESGKFDYKGSGKYPGFSEGDEHYNGLVYGDLPIPFTVKIRAQLLRDTGACITPLAAWQILQGVETLSLRVERHVENARKVVDFLTKHPKVAWVSYPELEDSKYKALADKYFPKGVGAVFTFGIKGGKEAGIKLVDSLEIFSNLANVADAKSLVIHPASTTHAQLNEEQQKSAGVTPDMIRLSIGLENIDDIIEDLAQALDKA, from the coding sequence ATGAGTAAACAATACAGATTTGAAACTTTACAATTACATGCGGGTCATACGGTAGATCCAACAGGTGCGCGTGCAGTACCTATTTACCAAACTACATCTTTCGTATTTAAAGATGCTGAAGAAGCAGCAGGTCGTTTTGCATTGACTAATCCTGGAGGTATTTATTCCCGCCTTAATAATCCTACTACAGATGTATTGGATGCTCGTGTTGCAGAACTTGAAGGTGGTGCTGGTGGTATCGCAGTAGCATCTGGTTCTGCAGCGGTTACATATTCCATTTTGAACGTAGCAAATGCTGGCGATAATATTGTTGCTGCATCTACATTGTATGGTGGTACTTACAACTTATTTACTGCTACATTGCCACGTTTTGGTATTCACACTAAGTTTGTAAACCCTGATAATTTGGAAGAATTTGATGCAGCTATTGATGAAAATACTAAAGCTGTTTATATCGAGTCCATCGGTAACCCTGGTATTAACCTCGTCGATGTACAAGCAGTAGCTGATATTGCACATAAACACAATATCATCTTGATCGTAGATAACACATTTGCATCTCCATACTTGTTCCGTCCATTAGAACATGGTGCTGACGTAGTAGTACACTCTGCTACTAAATACCTTGGTGGTCATGGTACAACATTGGCTGGCGTAGTAGTAGAATCTGGCAAATTCGATTATAAAGGTTCTGGTAAATACCCTGGCTTCTCCGAAGGTGATGAACATTACAATGGTTTAGTGTATGGTGATTTGCCAATTCCATTCACTGTAAAAATTCGTGCTCAATTGCTTCGTGATACTGGCGCGTGCATTACACCACTTGCAGCATGGCAAATCTTGCAAGGCGTTGAAACATTGTCCTTGCGCGTAGAACGTCACGTAGAAAATGCTCGGAAAGTAGTAGATTTCTTGACTAAACATCCTAAAGTAGCATGGGTAAGTTACCCAGAATTAGAAGACAGCAAATACAAAGCTTTAGCTGACAAATACTTCCCTAAAGGTGTTGGTGCTGTATTCACATTCGGCATAAAAGGTGGCAAAGAAGCAGGTATTAAACTTGTTGACTCTTTGGAAATCTTCTCCAACCTTGCTAACGTAGCAGATGCTAAATCCCTTGTTATTCATCCTGCATCTACAACACATGCACAACTTAACGAAGAACAACAAAAATCTGCTGGTGTAACACCAGATATGATCCGTTTGTCCATCGGCCTTGAAAATATCGATGACATCATCGAAGACTTGGCACAAGCTTTAGATAAAGCATAA
- a CDS encoding PepSY domain-containing protein: MKNVKKVSKVLCAFGVSTVLLAGVVGAASNHAYNNNSNWKGVGSVAPSAQANYSVDYMGAVTVFQQQFPGATVKSISYDAKHNPYYEVEGYYNNRAVELKVDEATGQIVGKEVKGYAKASKTINVQNIIIPEVAETKALEKVGSDFQTMEWTVERENGRAVYKFDMTTGGDKKAEVKVDGMNGKVLSAKVKTTKY; the protein is encoded by the coding sequence ATGAAAAATGTTAAGAAAGTATCAAAGGTATTATGTGCATTTGGCGTTAGTACAGTATTATTAGCAGGCGTAGTTGGCGCAGCTAGCAACCATGCTTACAACAACAATAGCAACTGGAAAGGTGTTGGTAGCGTAGCTCCATCCGCTCAAGCTAACTATTCTGTTGATTACATGGGCGCTGTTACAGTATTCCAACAACAATTCCCTGGCGCTACTGTAAAATCTATTTCTTACGATGCTAAACATAACCCTTACTATGAAGTAGAAGGTTACTACAACAATCGTGCAGTAGAACTTAAAGTAGACGAAGCAACTGGCCAAATCGTTGGTAAAGAAGTTAAAGGCTATGCTAAAGCTAGCAAAACTATTAACGTTCAAAATATCATCATCCCTGAAGTAGCTGAAACAAAAGCTCTTGAAAAAGTTGGTTCCGACTTCCAAACTATGGAATGGACTGTTGAACGTGAAAACGGCCGAGCTGTATACAAATTCGACATGACAACTGGTGGCGATAAAAAGGCAGAAGTAAAAGTTGATGGCATGAACGGTAAAGTTTTAAGTGCTAAAGTAAAAACTACAAAATACTAA
- a CDS encoding biotin transporter BioY: MSSTVSKQGRITTRQLTMTALFVALIAVGAFIRVPLPNCPFTLQILFTTLAGIVLGSRLGAASVGIYIVLGLIGVPIFTSGGGPGYILQPTFGYLIGFMVGAYAVGRIAESMEKLSFKRLLVGSILNLFIVYGLGMIYLYFIMNLYLGKPIGVEAVIITCFLIPVGPDIFLCAVAASLGKRIVKELHR; encoded by the coding sequence ATGAGTTCAACCGTGTCGAAACAAGGTCGCATCACTACCCGTCAGTTAACGATGACAGCACTTTTTGTCGCATTGATTGCCGTAGGTGCTTTTATACGGGTACCATTACCAAATTGTCCATTTACATTACAAATCTTATTTACTACTCTCGCAGGCATTGTATTAGGCAGTCGATTGGGGGCTGCTAGCGTTGGCATATACATTGTCTTAGGTTTAATTGGGGTACCAATTTTTACATCTGGTGGTGGTCCTGGTTACATTTTACAACCTACCTTTGGCTATTTGATCGGTTTTATGGTAGGTGCTTATGCAGTAGGTCGTATTGCAGAATCTATGGAGAAACTTTCCTTTAAACGATTATTAGTAGGTTCCATATTAAATCTATTTATCGTATATGGCCTTGGTATGATCTATCTATACTTCATTATGAACTTGTATTTAGGTAAACCAATTGGAGTAGAGGCCGTTATTATTACATGCTTCTTGATTCCAGTAGGTCCAGATATCTTCCTTTGTGCCGTTGCGGCATCTCTTGGCAAACGAATTGTTAAAGAATTACATCGATAA
- a CDS encoding TIGR03943 family putative permease subunit: MKLGLKDRFSIVKGLLYLILGICCVYLIVTGRYLNYIAPRYELLLGISSVALILGGLATVIWAPSRYYKHNWRSIVPIIIPVVLLIVPPVLVPTTSVQGAARINDDTNNFDFTNDAIGEVITVNSESKEPGISKDKKEIVLNSDNFYQTIVKVGSNVDQYKDYTVYMTGYVNRDDNTLKSNEFTISRMAMSCCIADVAPIGMTAYKPDGDSLANEQWVSIEGKVSTRDFHGRQQPYVEITKIKSAEPILGYVYP; encoded by the coding sequence ATGAAATTAGGACTTAAAGATCGCTTTTCCATTGTGAAAGGCTTACTTTACCTCATCTTAGGTATCTGCTGTGTATACCTAATCGTAACCGGTCGTTATTTGAACTATATCGCACCACGATATGAACTACTGCTAGGCATTAGCAGTGTAGCTCTCATATTAGGCGGATTGGCTACGGTTATTTGGGCTCCATCGCGCTATTATAAACACAACTGGCGCTCTATCGTACCTATCATTATTCCCGTAGTATTGCTCATCGTTCCCCCTGTCCTTGTGCCTACAACTAGTGTTCAAGGTGCTGCACGCATCAATGATGATACAAACAACTTCGACTTTACAAATGATGCCATCGGCGAGGTGATTACTGTTAATAGTGAAAGCAAAGAGCCTGGCATTTCTAAAGATAAAAAAGAAATTGTGTTAAATTCAGATAATTTCTATCAAACAATCGTAAAGGTTGGATCTAATGTAGACCAATACAAAGACTACACAGTATATATGACAGGCTATGTAAACCGCGATGATAACACGCTAAAATCTAATGAATTTACCATCTCTCGTATGGCTATGTCCTGCTGTATTGCTGACGTGGCACCGATTGGCATGACCGCCTATAAACCAGATGGCGATAGTTTAGCCAATGAACAATGGGTTTCTATCGAAGGCAAAGTATCTACACGAGATTTCCACGGTCGTCAACAACCATACGTAGAAATTACAAAAATAAAATCAGCAGAACCTATTTTAGGTTATGTATATCCTTAA
- a CDS encoding permease has translation MIPVYIVTGFIGAGKSTFINKQLQYRKKLGGTACISAEEGAVSLIKEGLQLNPDVLSAITPNKPDTYSSIADEIASYIDKVKPKEIWIEWNGMISFHQLEALLYSDKLRHLLQIEKVLYLCTDQFVASILPGLGNDVTSQLYSADCIITETDTHHALLRTYNSDAKIVTAPAPEKVAELCRNSTWGLIPNLLVIGITAYILLVTAFRHDIPYSIHQCFAIITGLIIEAIPFLLLGTIGSTVIRYFVPQRILLKLLGDHSWKSYGAAMVSGLALPVCDCAIIPLFKALTDRGVPLSVALLFMLASPIINPITILSTWYAFPDNPMISVWRIVLGLGVALLVALSFRFIPPSTSMMKAKTAQNLSYEEIVLEASKSKHINKRRLLIHMEKEFSQLLFYFSIAACVLSVVQVYGKPWLINAGITLPDVWAIPILLLLAFFFSVCSTSDAIIGKSLSTLFPMSSVMGFLILGPMLDIKNVYILKQYMPTSFILRLGLTIVVISYLAALGFQFFLS, from the coding sequence ATGATACCTGTTTATATCGTTACCGGATTCATCGGTGCTGGTAAAAGTACTTTTATAAATAAACAATTACAATATCGCAAAAAGCTTGGTGGCACGGCATGTATCAGCGCCGAAGAAGGTGCTGTATCACTCATCAAAGAAGGATTACAACTCAATCCTGATGTTCTTAGTGCAATTACGCCTAATAAACCTGATACATACAGTTCTATAGCTGATGAAATCGCAAGCTATATCGACAAGGTAAAGCCTAAAGAAATATGGATTGAATGGAACGGTATGATCAGCTTTCACCAACTAGAAGCCTTGCTATATAGTGATAAGCTGCGCCATCTATTACAAATCGAAAAGGTATTATATCTTTGTACAGACCAATTCGTCGCATCCATTTTGCCTGGTTTAGGTAATGATGTAACAAGCCAATTATATAGTGCCGATTGTATCATCACAGAAACCGATACACATCACGCCTTATTACGGACCTATAACAGTGACGCCAAGATTGTAACAGCGCCTGCGCCAGAAAAGGTAGCAGAATTATGCCGCAATTCTACGTGGGGTCTCATACCAAATCTATTAGTTATCGGCATTACAGCCTACATACTATTAGTCACTGCATTCCGTCATGATATTCCTTACTCCATCCACCAATGCTTTGCCATCATTACAGGGCTCATTATCGAGGCTATCCCGTTCCTATTATTAGGAACCATTGGTTCAACAGTCATTCGCTATTTCGTTCCACAAAGAATACTGCTAAAACTATTAGGAGATCACTCTTGGAAGAGCTATGGTGCCGCCATGGTTAGTGGCTTAGCCTTACCAGTTTGCGACTGTGCTATTATTCCATTATTTAAAGCACTTACAGATAGAGGTGTACCATTATCTGTGGCCCTCCTATTTATGCTCGCCAGCCCAATCATCAATCCTATTACAATTCTATCTACCTGGTATGCCTTCCCAGATAATCCAATGATTTCTGTATGGCGTATCGTACTTGGCCTTGGCGTAGCTTTATTGGTTGCCTTATCATTCCGTTTTATACCACCATCTACGTCTATGATGAAAGCTAAAACGGCACAGAACCTAAGTTATGAAGAAATCGTCTTAGAAGCATCGAAAAGTAAACATATCAATAAAAGAAGATTACTAATTCATATGGAAAAAGAGTTCTCCCAGCTCTTATTCTATTTCTCCATTGCAGCTTGTGTACTATCCGTAGTACAAGTGTATGGAAAGCCTTGGCTCATCAATGCCGGTATCACATTACCTGATGTGTGGGCCATCCCAATTCTGCTATTATTAGCGTTCTTCTTCTCTGTTTGCTCTACATCAGATGCTATTATAGGCAAATCCTTGAGCACTCTGTTCCCTATGAGCTCAGTCATGGGTTTCCTCATCTTAGGACCTATGCTCGATATTAAAAATGTATATATTTTAAAACAATATATGCCTACATCATTTATTCTTCGTCTAGGCTTAACAATTGTTGTTATATCCTATTTAGCCGCATTAGGTTTTCAATTCTTTTTAAGCTAA
- a CDS encoding CobW family GTP-binding protein encodes MIPIVIISGFLGSGKTTFLQHILKEHKSTDKILIIENDFGETSLDAANLAKTGATIREVTSGCICCSLQGNFQQALLDILQNYDVDTIYIEPSGVSKLSEIIHTCEDEEIAKSAYVHASVTTVDAMQAPMFIKNFGLFFKDQITNSDSIFLSHTEDIQQTSITKRMIHELAPNTPIHEEAWSTIALRDYIKRLYHCHDDHSLHDEHLFMSHTFKDLRTLTLVQWKTILEGMPDTVLRAKGIVPTTEGPHELQYGTHYCSLAPSESTDYSLVVIGTDFNVPMVHNEVCQS; translated from the coding sequence ATGATCCCTATTGTTATCATATCCGGATTTCTAGGGTCTGGAAAAACAACATTTTTACAACACATACTAAAAGAACATAAATCTACAGATAAAATTTTAATTATAGAAAATGATTTTGGTGAAACCAGCCTCGATGCAGCCAATCTAGCTAAAACAGGGGCTACTATTCGTGAAGTTACATCTGGCTGTATTTGCTGTAGCTTACAAGGAAACTTCCAACAAGCACTCCTTGATATTCTTCAAAATTATGATGTAGATACCATCTATATAGAACCATCTGGTGTCAGCAAATTAAGCGAAATCATCCATACCTGCGAGGATGAAGAGATTGCAAAGTCCGCCTATGTTCATGCATCAGTAACAACTGTTGATGCCATGCAAGCACCTATGTTTATTAAAAACTTTGGGCTCTTCTTTAAAGATCAAATCACAAATAGTGACTCTATCTTCTTGAGCCATACCGAAGACATTCAACAAACAAGCATAACAAAACGGATGATTCACGAGTTAGCACCAAATACTCCTATTCACGAAGAAGCATGGAGTACCATTGCATTACGAGACTATATCAAACGCCTCTATCACTGTCACGATGACCACTCTTTACATGATGAGCATCTATTTATGAGCCATACATTCAAAGACTTGCGTACACTCACCTTAGTACAGTGGAAGACTATCTTAGAAGGTATGCCAGATACCGTACTCCGTGCTAAAGGTATTGTACCAACCACTGAAGGGCCTCATGAGTTACAATATGGAACTCACTACTGTTCCCTTGCGCCTAGTGAGTCCACAGACTATAGCTTAGTCGTTATTGGTACTGATTTTAATGTGCCAATGGTACATAATGAAGTGTGTCAATCATGA
- a CDS encoding aminoacyl-histidine dipeptidase — MESIVQAKRVLEIFKEMSQIPRESGNEKGISDYIVNFAKNLGLEVHQDDQYNVVIKKPASPGYENRPSIILQGHIDMVCVRDHDSNHDFTKDPIANIIEGEWMHADHTTLGADNGMGGAMMLAILEDDSQQHGPMQLLFTTNEETGMDGAFAIKEGQVSGDYLLNLDTEVEHDFTVSCAGGCHVHVNIPLLRENNQPGYDAGLSLTVTGLKGGHSGIEICEQRANANQVLSRVLYDIQQQYPVCLASFEGGVKHNAIPSKAVAVLSVRAEDVAAIKTLIAYQEKQYLHEYGIQDPGLKFVVDDVATPEVVYADDTTEALITYIYLAQDGVHSVSKSIPNLVETSDNIAIVRENEHTIEVLISIRSSNSNSLEFLAKKMLLLAKTLGVSAERTGGYPAWEYDKGSKLEEQAISLHNEMFDTPANVNAIHAGLECGLLKGVLPNTQMISFGPTIVSPHTPMERVHLPSVENVYVYLKALLAKLQ; from the coding sequence ATGGAATCAATCGTTCAAGCAAAACGCGTATTAGAAATATTTAAAGAAATGAGCCAAATTCCTCGTGAATCTGGCAACGAAAAAGGCATTAGCGACTATATCGTAAACTTCGCTAAAAACTTAGGTTTAGAGGTTCATCAAGACGACCAATATAATGTAGTCATCAAAAAACCTGCATCCCCAGGTTATGAAAATCGACCTTCTATCATCCTACAAGGTCATATCGACATGGTATGTGTTCGTGATCACGACTCTAACCATGACTTCACTAAAGACCCAATTGCCAACATCATCGAAGGCGAATGGATGCATGCAGACCATACTACATTAGGTGCGGATAACGGCATGGGTGGCGCGATGATGCTTGCTATCCTTGAGGATGATAGCCAACAACACGGCCCTATGCAATTATTGTTCACTACTAATGAAGAAACTGGTATGGATGGCGCTTTCGCTATTAAAGAAGGCCAAGTAAGTGGTGATTACTTACTCAACCTCGATACAGAAGTAGAACACGATTTTACTGTTAGCTGTGCTGGCGGTTGCCACGTTCACGTAAACATTCCTTTATTGCGTGAAAACAACCAACCTGGCTATGATGCAGGCTTATCCCTTACCGTAACAGGCCTTAAAGGTGGTCACTCCGGCATTGAAATTTGCGAACAACGTGCGAATGCAAACCAAGTATTATCACGTGTACTCTATGATATTCAACAACAATATCCTGTATGCTTAGCATCCTTTGAAGGTGGCGTAAAACATAATGCCATTCCTTCTAAAGCAGTTGCTGTATTATCCGTACGCGCTGAAGATGTAGCGGCCATTAAAACATTAATTGCCTACCAAGAAAAGCAATATCTCCATGAATATGGTATCCAAGATCCAGGTCTTAAATTCGTTGTAGATGATGTGGCTACTCCTGAAGTAGTATATGCAGATGACACTACAGAAGCCCTCATTACTTACATCTATCTTGCACAAGATGGTGTTCATTCTGTAAGCAAGTCTATCCCTAACCTTGTAGAAACTTCTGACAACATCGCAATTGTACGCGAAAATGAACATACTATTGAAGTACTCATCTCGATTCGTAGTTCTAACAGTAATAGCCTTGAATTCTTAGCAAAGAAAATGCTTCTTCTTGCGAAAACGCTTGGCGTATCCGCAGAACGCACTGGTGGCTATCCAGCATGGGAATATGACAAAGGCTCAAAACTTGAAGAGCAAGCTATTTCCTTGCATAACGAAATGTTTGATACACCAGCTAATGTCAACGCAATTCATGCCGGTCTTGAATGTGGCTTGTTAAAAGGTGTATTACCAAACACCCAAATGATCAGCTTTGGTCCTACTATCGTAAGCCCACATACACCAATGGAACGCGTTCATTTACCATCTGTTGAAAATGTATATGTATATCTAAAAGCTTTATTAGCTAAGTTACAATAA
- a CDS encoding nicotinate phosphoribosyltransferase, with translation MQHDSRNISMLMDFYEMTMAHGYFTQHENTDRVAFDVFFRRNPDKGGFAIFGGLEQIVEYILNLHFDERDIDFLRAQGIFSEEFLAYLKDFSFTGDVYAFPEGSIIYPNEPVITIVAPLIDAQIVETAVLTMMNHQSLIATKANRIVRAADGRIVADFGARRAHNVDAAVYGARAAYIGGVQSTATVLAGQQFGISVSGTMAHSWVMYHDSEYEAFKAYAEVYPDGAVFLVDTYDVLNSGVPNAIKVAKDVLEPMGKRLKGIRLDSGDLAYLAKKARRMLDKAGLEDCKIMASNSLDEYTITSLLIQGGPIDIFGVGERLITSKSDPVFGAVYKIAGVEKNGVWEPRIKISESVEKITNPGFKKVYRVYNEKGRAIADLLTLLEEVPDTTEPYRYIDPEQPWRELYFENCTFKEMKQLIIKDGKLLVELPTLDELRQYVKDQLETEIWPEEQRFENPHRHYLDMSPGYYQMKMDLLNRIFRKK, from the coding sequence ATGCAACACGACAGTCGCAATATTAGTATGCTTATGGATTTTTATGAGATGACCATGGCACACGGCTATTTTACGCAACATGAAAACACGGATCGCGTCGCGTTTGATGTATTCTTCAGACGCAATCCAGACAAGGGTGGCTTTGCCATTTTTGGTGGTCTTGAACAAATCGTTGAGTACATTTTGAATTTACACTTTGATGAACGTGATATTGATTTTTTACGGGCTCAAGGTATCTTTAGTGAGGAGTTTTTAGCTTATCTAAAAGATTTCTCCTTTACTGGTGATGTATATGCATTCCCAGAGGGTTCTATTATTTATCCCAATGAACCGGTTATTACCATCGTAGCGCCTCTCATAGATGCACAAATCGTAGAAACTGCAGTGCTAACTATGATGAATCATCAGTCCCTTATCGCTACTAAGGCCAATCGTATTGTTCGCGCTGCGGATGGTCGTATTGTAGCTGATTTTGGTGCCCGTAGAGCCCACAATGTAGATGCCGCTGTATACGGTGCAAGAGCAGCCTACATCGGTGGGGTGCAGTCTACGGCAACTGTTTTAGCAGGCCAACAATTTGGCATTTCTGTGAGCGGTACTATGGCTCATAGCTGGGTTATGTATCATGATTCAGAATACGAAGCTTTTAAAGCTTATGCTGAGGTCTATCCAGATGGAGCTGTATTCCTCGTTGATACCTATGACGTTTTGAACTCTGGTGTACCTAATGCGATTAAAGTAGCTAAAGATGTATTAGAACCTATGGGAAAACGTTTAAAAGGGATTCGCCTTGATTCTGGCGATCTTGCGTACTTAGCTAAAAAAGCACGCCGCATGCTTGATAAAGCGGGTTTAGAAGATTGTAAAATTATGGCTTCCAACAGCCTCGATGAATATACGATTACATCTTTGTTAATCCAAGGCGGGCCTATCGATATCTTCGGGGTAGGTGAAAGACTGATTACCTCTAAGAGCGATCCTGTATTTGGTGCAGTTTACAAGATTGCTGGTGTTGAAAAAAATGGCGTATGGGAGCCTCGTATTAAGATTTCCGAATCTGTTGAAAAGATTACGAACCCAGGCTTTAAAAAGGTGTACCGCGTGTACAATGAGAAAGGTCGTGCCATTGCAGACTTATTAACATTGTTAGAAGAGGTACCAGATACAACCGAACCATATCGTTATATTGATCCAGAACAACCGTGGCGTGAATTGTACTTTGAAAACTGTACTTTCAAAGAAATGAAACAACTCATTATTAAGGATGGAAAATTACTAGTAGAATTACCAACTTTAGATGAGCTTCGTCAATATGTTAAAGACCAATTAGAAACTGAAATTTGGCCTGAAGAACAACGTTTTGAAAATCCACATCGTCATTACCTTGATATGAGTCCAGGATACTATCAAATGAAAATGGATTTATTAAATCGTATTTTCCGGAAAAAATAG
- the nadE gene encoding NAD(+) synthase, whose protein sequence is MLDNPQATKEALIQWIRDYFNQNGPSCSAVVGISGGKDSTIVAALCKEALGAERVVGVLMPNGIQSDIDDAKTVVNHLGISHIIVNIGAAYEALTNAIIQGEGYEVVTGRNDLSRDAAINTPPRLRMATLYAVGQNLPNGARVANTCNGSEDYVGYSTKYGDSAGDFSPLANLVVEEVRQIGRLLDIPKYLVDKTPSDGLSGQSDEDKLGFTYAVLDRYIRTGQIDDLETKERINHLNRINKHKLELMPSFQPQR, encoded by the coding sequence ATGTTAGACAATCCACAAGCAACAAAAGAGGCTCTCATTCAATGGATTCGAGATTATTTTAACCAAAATGGACCTAGTTGCAGCGCTGTAGTAGGCATTTCAGGGGGTAAGGACTCCACAATCGTGGCAGCCCTTTGTAAAGAAGCCCTTGGGGCAGAACGCGTAGTGGGAGTGCTCATGCCAAACGGCATTCAATCTGATATCGATGATGCTAAGACCGTTGTCAATCACTTAGGTATTTCTCATATTATTGTTAATATAGGAGCTGCTTACGAAGCTTTAACAAATGCTATTATTCAAGGCGAAGGGTATGAAGTTGTAACGGGTAGAAATGATTTATCTCGAGATGCAGCTATAAATACACCACCGCGCCTTCGCATGGCAACCTTATATGCTGTTGGTCAAAACTTACCAAATGGTGCACGTGTGGCCAATACATGTAACGGCTCTGAAGATTATGTAGGGTACTCTACAAAATATGGCGATAGTGCAGGGGATTTTAGTCCTCTCGCCAATCTTGTTGTAGAAGAGGTGCGTCAAATTGGTCGACTCCTAGATATTCCTAAATATCTTGTAGATAAGACACCTAGTGATGGTCTCAGTGGTCAATCTGATGAAGATAAATTAGGTTTTACCTATGCAGTTCTAGATCGCTATATTAGAACCGGTCAGATTGATGATTTAGAAACAAAAGAACGTATTAATCATTTGAACCGTATTAATAAGCATAAATTAGAATTGATGCCTTCCTTTCAGCCCCAACGTTGA
- a CDS encoding asparaginase translates to METKIALIGTGGTIAGQGASDTDLTGYTAGVLGLNEILDSVPGTEPYGPYTYTQFSNIESSDITVQHWLDLAKLVQKLVDQEDIGGVVITHGTDSMEETAYFLNLTVHTDKPIVITGSMRPAGAISADGPINLLQAIQVARTPESVGKGVLVVLNGYIDGARDVSKRNTTNVATFDSPLVGHLGIVQDGVAHYYKASTRRHTKESVFDVHDLKELPRVVILTCYGGMDDMVPMSVVATNPDGLILTGLGHGTIPQNVRQITQNTAFPTVRASRTGSGMVSAVPQDALAGYLVSDTLSPQKARILLMLGLTKTKNLKKLQQFFYEY, encoded by the coding sequence ATGGAGACAAAAATAGCTTTGATTGGTACGGGTGGTACGATTGCTGGACAAGGCGCATCCGATACAGATTTGACTGGCTATACTGCAGGTGTGTTGGGTCTCAATGAAATCCTAGATTCTGTACCTGGCACAGAACCATATGGTCCATATACATATACTCAGTTTAGTAATATTGAAAGTTCCGATATTACTGTCCAGCATTGGTTGGATTTAGCCAAGTTAGTACAAAAATTAGTTGATCAAGAGGATATCGGTGGTGTTGTTATCACTCATGGTACAGATAGTATGGAGGAGACAGCTTATTTCCTTAATCTTACTGTGCATACAGATAAGCCTATCGTTATTACTGGATCTATGCGACCTGCTGGGGCAATCAGTGCAGATGGTCCGATTAATCTATTACAAGCGATTCAAGTGGCGAGAACGCCAGAGTCTGTAGGTAAAGGTGTACTTGTTGTTCTAAATGGCTATATTGATGGCGCACGGGATGTTTCTAAGCGGAATACAACGAATGTAGCAACCTTCGATAGCCCATTAGTAGGTCATCTTGGCATTGTACAAGATGGAGTAGCTCATTATTATAAAGCCTCTACTCGTCGTCATACGAAAGAATCTGTCTTTGATGTACATGATTTAAAAGAATTGCCTCGTGTAGTCATTTTGACTTGCTATGGTGGCATGGATGACATGGTACCAATGAGTGTAGTGGCGACTAACCCTGATGGGCTCATTTTGACAGGGTTAGGGCATGGTACAATTCCTCAAAATGTACGCCAAATAACACAAAATACAGCCTTTCCAACTGTACGCGCCTCTCGTACAGGCAGTGGCATGGTGTCTGCCGTACCACAAGATGCACTAGCAGGCTATCTTGTAAGTGATACATTGAGTCCACAAAAAGCTCGTATTTTATTGATGCTTGGCCTTACTAAAACTAAAAACCTTAAAAAGTTACAACAGTTCTTCTATGAGTATTAA